The Brassica rapa cultivar Chiifu-401-42 chromosome A10, CAAS_Brap_v3.01, whole genome shotgun sequence genome segment CAGCTAGAGAGTATGAGAATAATTTGCATAAATAgtagtcttcagagactccaTTGCATTTGATGGTCGATGCCAGATCTACAAATGTCTCGAGGTGGCTAGTGGGATCTTCATGAGGAAAACCATGGAAAGAATGCTGACCCACAAGAGAGATATATGCAGGGTGCAGCTCAAGGACAGTATTTTGAAGTGCTGAACAACGCAATGCAGACCTTTTAGCATAGGCATCCTCAAGACTGTTATAGTCTCTAATTGCCTTCGGTCGTCCAGTCCTAACATACACAGTGGTAGCATCAGGGTTTGtagaaggtatcgatcgatgacaaataTCTGTATCGATCGTTTCTGAAGTGcggatatcgatcgattctgagttactactgtcgatcgatgatgaagTCAGATCTTTTGTATCAGCTTCTTCTACTTTGCTCTGCTCTCCTGATACATGATAGTCATCATCCTTAACTGTATCATGGTTGACCAGCTTTTCTCTGTTCAGTTCGTCCTTCTGCTTACTCTCATCTGCATGGTGAACCTGAATGTCTGGCTGCTTGACATGAGTTGTCGGTGTTCCAATATCTCCATTCTCCTCGCTGTAGATGAAGTCAAGAATCTAACTCATACTAATCATTATTCCTTTCTCCCGATCTTTAATCATCTTTTCAAGCCTTTTACTTCGAGTTGCTACAGCCTCGCTGAAAAATTTGCCTATGAAGGCTTCTTTGATGTCTTCCCAGCAGGTTAGAGATCTTGGTTGCAGCTTACTGAACCAGCTAAAAGCATCTCTAGATAAACAATAGGGGAAAATTTTGCAGATAATGTGGTCTGCAGATATTTCATCGTGCTTGTTTGCTGAGACTAACTCCTCAAGTCTCTTGATAAGATCTTTGGGATCCTCAGGAGGAAGACCGTTAAATGGATCCTCACTTCCCCAATCATACCATTGACTTGTGAAATTAAAGGTATTCGTCTCAGCCACAACAATTACATCAGGGATTACACTACCTGCATCATTAATCAATTGTCCTGTGAGGCTGCAATGGCAACCTTCTTCGTCTCGCCAAATACCTTTCTTGTCAATCTTAAGTATGAGCGCTTCGACCTTCTTTGTCTCTCCATAAGTGGTGTTCGTCATTGGAGGAACAGTGCCGCGATGAATAGTGTTTCGATGAACAGTGTCACGATGAACAGTATTCGGATGAACAGTATCACGATGAACAGTGTTCGAATGAACAGTGTTCGGGTGAACAGTGTTTGGGTGAACAGTGTCGAGCGACAGAATATGAACAGTTTCGATCGACGGaagatgaatagtgtcgaccgacacggaatgaacagtatcgatcgacggaATATGAATAGTGTTGACCGACACGttatgaacagtgtcgatcgacgggagATAATTAGTGTCGCGTTGAATAGTATTATGATGAACAGTACCTGGATGAACAGTACCTCGATGAATAGTACCTCGGTGAACAGTGTTGTTTGACAATTTGTTGGCTTTGTCGATCACCGCTGCTTGTCgtttgtcgatcgacgtcggatgaatggtgtcgatcgacgtcggatgaat includes the following:
- the LOC103848788 gene encoding uncharacterized protein LOC103848788, with translation MKRGFLGPSRKEPAGLCTIHKSKREVSIDTLQAASTDIIHHQSIDTIHPTSIDTIHPTSIDKRQAAVIDKANKLSNNTVHRGTIHRGTVHPGTVHHNTIQRDTNYLPSIDTVHNVSVNTIHIPSIDTVHSVSVDTIHLPSIETVHILSLDTVHPNTVHPNTVHSNTVHRDTVHPNTVHRDTVHRNTIHRGTVPPMTNTTYGETKKVEALILKIDKKGIWRDEEGCHCSLTGQLINDAGSVIPDVIVVAETNTFNFTSQWYDWGSEDPFNGLPPEDPKDLIKRLEELVSANKHDEISADHIICKIFPYCLSRDAFSWFSKLQPRSLTCWEDIKEAFIGKFFSEAVATRSKRLEKMIKDREKGIMISMS